The Planifilum fimeticola genome window below encodes:
- a CDS encoding S1 RNA-binding domain-containing protein codes for MSKVTEGAIVSGEVVAIKPFGAFVKLETGETGLIHISQISTKYVEKVEDELSVGDVVKAKVLSVEPPGKISLSIKALSDDRPQRGDRRGRRGPADFEDMMKKFMKSSEERLSALAAKQKKR; via the coding sequence ATGAGCAAGGTAACGGAAGGAGCCATCGTCAGCGGTGAAGTGGTGGCCATCAAACCCTTCGGTGCTTTCGTCAAACTGGAGACGGGAGAGACGGGTTTGATCCATATTTCCCAAATCTCCACCAAGTATGTGGAGAAGGTGGAAGACGAGCTGTCGGTGGGGGATGTGGTCAAGGCGAAGGTCCTTTCTGTGGAACCGCCCGGAAAAATCTCGCTTTCGATCAAAGCGTTGAGCGACGACCGTCCGCAGCGGGGAGACCGCCGTGGCCGCAGGGGTCCCGCGGACTTCGAGGATATGATGAAAAAGTTCATGAAGAGCAGTGAAGAGCGTCTGAGCGCCCTGGCCGCCAAGCAGAAAAAGCGCTGA